The Dendropsophus ebraccatus isolate aDenEbr1 chromosome 3, aDenEbr1.pat, whole genome shotgun sequence genome includes a region encoding these proteins:
- the SERPIND1 gene encoding heparin cofactor 2, which produces MALLHLATSLLLISSALCGVKDLHEHFDKSDGEPSLGARGLPPQSELSLQDETVTNDLIPEGDDDEDYLDFDKILEGEDEDYPEIIDALPEIKADDKTEGNIYELFPGKTRIQRLNIMNAKFGFNLYRAIRENVNATDNILLAPVGVSTVMAIISMGTKGQTESEIFSTLGFKEFINASAKYEKTTIHSVFKKLTHRLFRRNFGYTLRSVNDLYIRRDFPIEKDFQDNLKNYYYAEAQAGDFQDKAFLPKVNQRIQKLTKGLIKEALANLDPTILMLLVNCIYFKGTWENKFPLEQTYNANFRVSEKEVVKVPMMKVKGSFSFALDSELDCEILQLPYVGNISMLIVVPHKLSGMKLLEKQLSPHLIERWQKKMTNRTREIHVPRFKLEKNNNLKDPLSSMGVKDLFTSRADFSGITDEDINIGLFQQQGSITVNEEGTQAAAVTVVAFTPLSIQARFIVDRPFLFLIYEHRTDCLVFFGKVANPTKS; this is translated from the exons ATGGCCCTTCTACACCTCGCTACCAGCTTACTCCTCATTTCTTCAGCCTTATGTGGCGTCAAAGACCTGCACGAGCACTTTGATaaaagtgatggggaaccttccttAGGAGCTCGGGGTCTTCCTCCGCAAAGTGAATTGAGTCTCCAAGACGAGACGGTCACCAATGACCTCATCCCTGAAGGAGATGACGATGAGGACTACCTAGATTTCGACAAGATACTCGAAGGTGAAGATGAAGACTACCCGGAAATAATCGACGCTCTCCCAGAAATCAAAGCGGATGATAAAACCGAAGGAAATATATATGAACTTTTTCCGGGCAAAACTAGAATTCAGAGGCTTAACATTATGAACGCAAAGTTTGGCTTTAATCTCTACCGGGCCATTAGAGAGAATGTGAACGCGACGGATAATATCTTGCTGGCGCCGGTTGGGGTGTCCACGGTAATGGCCATAATATCAATGGGAACAAAGGGGCAGACGGAGAGCGAAATATTCTCCACGTTGGGCTTCAAGGAATTCATCAATGCCAGCGCCAAGTATGAGAAAACCACTATTCACTCGGTCTTTAAGAAATTGACTCACAGGCTGTTTCGGAGAAACTTTGGCTACACCTTAAGATCGGTCAATGACCTTTACATACGGCGAGATTTCCCTATAGAAAAGGACTTTCAGGATAATCTGAAAAATTACTACTATGCCGAGGCCCAAGCTGGGGATTTCCAAGACAAAGCTTTTCTTCCCAAAGTTAACCAACGCATTCAGAAACTCACCAAAGGGCTGATCAAAGAAGCACTCGCCAACCTGGACCCAACTATCCTAATGTTACTTGTTAACTGCATCTATTTCAAAG gGACATGGGAGAATAAATTTCCACTAGAGCAAACCTACAATGCAAATTTCCGTGTGAGCGAAAAAGAAGTGGTGAAGGTTCCCATGATGAAGGTGAAAGGAAGTTTTTCGTTTGCTTTGGATTCTGAATTGGATTGTGAAATTCTGCAATTGCCCTATGTTGGTAATATAAGCATGCTGATAGTGGTGCCACATAAACTATCAGGTATGAAGCTCCTGGAGAAGCAGCTCAGCCCACATTTGATAGAGCGTTGGCAGAAGAAAATGactaacag AACAAGAGAAATTCATGTACCACGATTCAAGCTGGAAAAGAACAACAACTTGAAGGATCCCCTAAGCAGCATGGGAGTGAAGGACTTGTTCACCAGCAGAGCAGATTTTTCAGGCATTACAGATGAAGACATCAATATTGGTCTC TTTCAGCAACAAGGCAGCATCACGGTGAATGAAGAAGGCACCCAAGCAGCAGCTGTTACCGTGGTGGCATTCACACCGTTATCCATCCAAGCACGCTTCATTGTGGACCGGCCTTTTCTGTTTCTCATATATGAACATCGCACAGACTGCCTGGTCTTTTTTGGAAAAGTTGCTAATCCCACCAAATCTTGA